A portion of the Acipenser ruthenus chromosome 38, fAciRut3.2 maternal haplotype, whole genome shotgun sequence genome contains these proteins:
- the LOC131706911 gene encoding scavenger receptor cysteine-rich type 1 protein M130-like — translation MESCMPIFCLTVLLLHSPASGDDLRLVNGSSPCAGTVEFLHEGQWGTVYSYKWDIRGAGVVCKQLGCGSAVSAPISSHFGAGSGSIWVSFVSCNGSESALQDCGSWERGEDYSLTHDNDAGVICSGQGVRLSGGSDLCSGRVEVLRGSAWNTVCDAGFDRQDAEVVCRQLQCGIPQKVLGAAHFKEGNGTLWSEEIQCFGNESRLYDCHSTDTKKQSCTHRNDVGLVCFRYTEYRLLGGPDSCSGRVELQYDGQWGTVCDRYWDLQDATVLCKQLNCGYAVSVPGQAWFGEGSGDVRADIFDCDGSETHISNCSISAWGRGACTHSNDAGVNCSGPLLPAQAGRVGPLPSKCNTSNEGTTLCSDHTALRLVGGGGACAGRVEVYHNGSWGTVCDDSWDLADAEVVCKQLQCGTALNASVSASFGQGTGPIWLDELRCQGNESTLWECASGGWGQYNCRHKEDAGVVCSEFKKLRLSRGCSGLAEVFYNGTWGSVCYNGMDENTVKMICREVNCGESSEISIPLPASSTARK, via the exons ATGGAGAGCTGCATGCCCATCTTCTGTCTCACTGTCCTGCTTCTGCACTCACCAGCCA gcGGTGATGATCTGAGGCTGGTGAATGGAAGCAGTCCCTGTGCTGGGACAGTGGAGTTTCTTCATGAGGGACAGTGGGGGACAGTTTATAGTTATAAGTGGGATATACGTGGTGCTGGAGTTGTGTGTAAACAGCTGGGCTGTGGATCTGCTGTATCAGCACCAATCAGTTCTCACTTCGGAGCCGGCTCTGGAAGCATCTGGGTGTCTTTTGTTTCCTGCAATGGCTCTGAGTCTGCCCTGCAGGACTGTGGCTCATGGGAGCGGGGTGAGGACTATAGCTTAACACACGACAACGACGCTGGAGTGATCTGTTCAG GTCAAGGAGTGCGGCTCAGTGGTGGCAGCGATCTCTGCTCTGGGAGAGTTGAAGTACTGCGTGGGAGCGCCTGGAACACGGTCTGTGATGCTGGCTTTGACCGGCAGGATGCAGAGGTTGTCTGTCGgcagctgcagtgtggaattcCTCAAAAGGTGCTGGGAGCTGCTCATTTCAAGGAGGGGAATGGTACACTTTGGTCGGAGGAGATCCAGTGCTTTGGAAACGAATCCCGGCTCTATGACTGTCACAGTACAGACACAAAgaagcagagctgcacacacaggaaCGACGTGGGCCTCGTCTGTTTCA GGTACACTGAGTACAGGCTGTTGGGTGGCCCGGACTCCTGTTCTGGTCGAGTGGAGCTGCAGTACGATGGTCAGTGGGGGACGGTCTGCGATCGCTATTGGGATCTACAGGACGCCACAGTTCTCTGCAAGCAGTTGAATTGTGGGTACGCTGTATCAGTCCCGGGGCAGGCCTGGTTTGGTGAAGGCAGCGGTGATGTACGGGCTGATATATTCGACTGTGATGGCAGTGAGACACACATATCAAATTGCTCCATCTCTGCATGGGGACGAGGTGCCTGCACTCATAGCAATGATGCAGGAGTGAATTGTTCAG GTCCATTGCTACCAGCACAAGCAGGTCGAGTCGGGCCTCTACCAAGTAAATGCAACACCAGTAATGAAGGGACCACGCTCTGCTCAG ATCACACGGCCCTCAGGCTGGTTGGGGGAGGAGGTGCCTGCGCTGGGAGGGTGGAGGTTTATCACAACGGCTCCTGGGGGACGGTCTGCGATGACTCCTGGGACCTGGCAGATGCTGAGGTGGTGTGTAAGCAGCTCCAGTGTGGGACGGCACTCAATGCCTCAGTGTCAGCCTCCTTCGGCCAGGGGACCGGACCCATCTGGCTGGACGAGCTGCGCTGTCAGGGGAACGAATCGACTCTGTGGGAGTGTGCCTCAGGAGGGTGGGGGCAATACAACTGCAGACACAAGGAGGACGCGGGAGTCGTGTGTTCAG AGTTCAAGAAGCTGAGACTGTCTCGGGGCTGTTCTGGACTGGCAGAGGTTTTTTACAATGGCACCTGGGGCAGCGTCTGCTATAACGGCATGGATGAAAACACAGTTAAGATGATATGCCGTGAGGTCAACTGTGGAGAGAGTTCTGAAATATCAATACCACTTCCAGCATCTAGCACTGCGCGCAAGTGa